From a single Methylosinus sp. H3A genomic region:
- the lptG gene encoding LPS export ABC transporter permease LptG: MIGATITRYLAARFAKTIMAIFVTMFCLMFVVYFVELLRRAGDIPQAGAGTVALMTVLRVPATAEMILPFAVLFGSMATFVDLTRKLELVVARASGMSVWQFLLPPALVAGTIGVVSVTLYNPVSANMKMRSDQMELDLFGVEGSVRVDHGKWFRLNGVDGQAIMHAVNVRAGGLALDGISVNVYQKDGVFLERVEAARARLLAGVFVLEDARVSAPGEESRAVGSYLLATDLTPEQLASAATPPQGAPFWDLPRLGDSTRDAGLDATGYTLQFQTLLARPLLLVAMVLVAASFSLRFFRFGGIARTISGGVVSGFVLYIGTKIFSDLGGAGVISPLVAAWSPALVGSMLGALALLHSEDG; the protein is encoded by the coding sequence ATGATCGGAGCCACGATCACGCGCTATCTGGCGGCGCGATTCGCCAAGACGATCATGGCGATCTTCGTCACCATGTTCTGCCTCATGTTCGTCGTCTATTTCGTGGAGCTGCTGCGGCGCGCCGGCGACATTCCGCAGGCCGGCGCCGGCACGGTGGCGCTGATGACGGTCCTGCGCGTGCCGGCGACGGCGGAGATGATTCTCCCCTTCGCAGTGCTGTTCGGCTCCATGGCGACTTTCGTCGATCTGACCCGCAAGCTCGAGCTCGTCGTGGCGCGCGCCTCCGGCATGTCGGTCTGGCAGTTCCTGCTGCCGCCGGCGCTGGTCGCGGGGACGATCGGGGTCGTCTCGGTCACGCTCTATAATCCGGTCTCGGCGAATATGAAGATGCGCTCGGATCAGATGGAGCTCGATCTCTTCGGCGTCGAAGGCAGCGTGCGCGTCGACCATGGCAAATGGTTCCGTCTCAACGGCGTCGACGGCCAGGCGATCATGCATGCGGTCAATGTGCGGGCGGGGGGCCTCGCGCTCGACGGGATCAGCGTCAATGTCTATCAGAAGGACGGCGTCTTCCTCGAGCGCGTCGAGGCGGCGCGCGCCAGGCTGCTCGCCGGGGTCTTCGTGCTCGAGGACGCCCGCGTCAGCGCGCCGGGCGAAGAATCGCGTGCGGTCGGCTCCTATCTGCTGGCGACCGATCTGACGCCCGAGCAGCTCGCCTCGGCGGCGACACCGCCGCAGGGGGCGCCCTTCTGGGATCTGCCGCGGCTCGGCGACAGCACGCGCGACGCGGGCCTCGACGCCACCGGCTACACGCTGCAGTTTCAGACACTTCTGGCGCGGCCGCTACTGCTCGTCGCCATGGTTCTCGTCGCCGCTTCCTTTTCATTAAGATTCTTTCGATTTGGCGGAATCGCACGGACCATTTCGGGTGGCGTCGTATCGGGCTTCGTGCTTTATATCGGCACGAAAATCTTTTCCGATCTGGGTGGCGCAGGCGTCATCAGCCCGCTGGTCGCTGCTTGGTCTCCTGCTCTTGTCGGAAGCATGTTGGGTGCGCTCGCTCTTTTGCATTCGGAGGACGGCTGA
- a CDS encoding transposase family protein: MQALISIFRQVHDPRDINARHDCASMLFVALMATLCGAKNCVDIADFAAANEHDLAEIIDLPHGPDPAKPLARRNTKTDYGT, translated from the coding sequence GTGCAGGCTCTCATCTCGATTTTCCGCCAAGTTCACGATCCTCGCGACATCAACGCCCGGCACGATTGCGCGTCTATGCTGTTCGTCGCCCTGATGGCGACGCTGTGCGGGGCCAAGAATTGCGTCGATATCGCCGATTTCGCCGCCGCCAATGAACACGATCTCGCCGAGATCATCGATCTGCCGCATGGTCCCGACCCCGCCAAGCCGCTCGCACGACGCAACACTAAAACAGATTATGGAACATAG
- a CDS encoding leucyl aminopeptidase, with amino-acid sequence MSAYVKIEALSFGEAERRLSAAPEEGGRPLVLIVLAGAKLRFGSESETILKETLPQLTRAAAAAKFTGKRGTSLDLYAPQGLPAVGRLLVLGVGAASEGEAADKVETFDDFLGLGGHAAAKLGQGQAALVVFDPPEAPADLSAAAGQFALGAELRAYKFDLYRTKKKKDDSEREGASEAAVAIADPEAARGAIAQSLGLAEGVVIARDLVNEPANVLYPEEFARRAAKLADLGVEVEILDVPALQALGFRALLGVGQGSARPSRVVILRWNGGAPGAQPVAFVGKGVCFDTGGISIKPAASMEDMKGDMAGAAAVTGLLHALATRKAKANVIGVLGLVENMPSGEAQRPGDIVTSLSGQTIEIINTDAEGRLVLADALWHVKDKYKPAFIIDLATLTGAILVALGQEHAGLFSNNDELAGRILEAGKATGEKLWRLPMGPAYDKLIDSKFADMKNTGGRHAGSITAAQFLERFVDKTPWAHLDIAGTGMGSPSSDINQSWASGWGVRLLDRLVKDYYEG; translated from the coding sequence ATGTCCGCCTATGTGAAAATCGAAGCATTGTCTTTCGGCGAGGCGGAGCGGCGCTTGTCGGCGGCTCCGGAGGAGGGCGGCAGACCTCTCGTCCTGATCGTTCTCGCCGGCGCCAAGCTCCGCTTCGGCTCGGAATCAGAAACGATCCTGAAAGAGACGCTTCCCCAACTGACGCGCGCCGCCGCCGCGGCGAAATTCACAGGCAAGCGCGGAACGTCGCTCGATCTCTACGCCCCTCAGGGGCTGCCTGCGGTCGGCCGCCTGCTCGTTCTCGGCGTCGGCGCCGCCTCGGAGGGCGAAGCCGCCGACAAGGTCGAGACGTTCGACGATTTCCTCGGCCTCGGCGGCCATGCGGCGGCCAAGCTCGGTCAGGGCCAGGCTGCGCTGGTCGTCTTCGATCCGCCCGAGGCCCCGGCCGATCTTTCCGCCGCGGCAGGCCAATTCGCGCTCGGAGCGGAGCTGCGCGCCTATAAGTTCGACCTCTATCGCACCAAGAAGAAGAAAGACGATTCCGAGCGCGAGGGCGCGAGCGAGGCCGCTGTGGCCATCGCCGATCCCGAAGCCGCCCGCGGCGCGATCGCGCAATCGCTGGGCCTCGCGGAGGGCGTCGTCATCGCCCGCGATCTCGTCAACGAGCCCGCCAATGTCCTCTATCCGGAGGAGTTCGCCCGCCGCGCCGCCAAGCTCGCCGATCTCGGCGTGGAAGTGGAGATTCTCGACGTGCCTGCGCTGCAGGCCCTTGGTTTCCGGGCGCTTCTCGGCGTCGGCCAGGGCTCGGCCCGTCCGAGCCGCGTGGTGATTCTACGCTGGAACGGCGGCGCCCCCGGCGCGCAGCCCGTCGCCTTCGTGGGCAAGGGCGTCTGCTTCGACACCGGCGGCATTTCCATCAAGCCGGCGGCCAGCATGGAGGATATGAAGGGCGATATGGCCGGCGCCGCGGCGGTGACTGGCCTTCTCCATGCGCTCGCGACGCGCAAGGCCAAGGCCAATGTCATCGGCGTGCTCGGCCTCGTCGAGAACATGCCCTCGGGAGAGGCGCAGAGGCCGGGCGACATCGTCACCTCGCTGTCGGGCCAGACGATCGAGATCATCAATACCGACGCGGAAGGCCGGCTCGTGCTCGCCGACGCGCTCTGGCATGTGAAGGACAAATACAAGCCGGCCTTCATCATCGATCTCGCGACGCTGACGGGCGCTATTCTGGTGGCGCTGGGGCAGGAGCATGCGGGCCTCTTCTCCAACAATGACGAGCTGGCGGGTCGCATCCTCGAGGCCGGCAAGGCGACGGGCGAGAAGCTCTGGCGCCTGCCGATGGGCCCAGCCTATGACAAGCTCATCGATTCGAAATTCGCCGATATGAAGAACACGGGCGGCCGCCACGCCGGCTCGATCACGGCGGCGCAATTTTTGGAGCGATTCGTCGACAAGACGCCCTGGGCGCATCTCGACATAGCCGGGACCGGCATGGGCTCGCCGAGCTCGGACATCAACCAGAGCTGGGCTTCTGGCTGGGGCGTGCGGCTGCTCGACCGTCTGGTGAAGGATTATTACGAAGGCTGA
- a CDS encoding TonB-dependent receptor: MESYVYGVSILALLCIASPALGLEELPTIDVGGESAPRIAGAKASHDPFRSAHPGDALSDPATDNAPTPKSSVTRAGIQILGGPAQASSYKALDMLPSVIEDSADPYGLSFNRSITVRGVSDFFLARTINGLPIQGIVGGADLFDLDDIGRVDLYRGSIPANQGLGFANAAGVLDLNLLPPKEKLSGTISQGAGSNGFHRTFARIDSGRLPTGTSFFVSGSISDAEKWKGDGDARRKNVAFGLTQSLGDQLEVAVYGVHNDQKANTYLPLTFVQTQNLGATAFFDYNTSFTGKSGVDASYYAFNRTRYVTNAIFAEIAYHIDPTQSIVLKPYYWRNTGYQETTSGASVRLWPVSNYNLGGTIEYRKHLPWDADFALGFWGQSAEPEPPPLHQKLYTVTPLGTLNFASWSTLATSDTHKFVSPYTQYTQTFGATTVSGGLRLHIESTPHLQYFNRTRLPDVTYDDVWGFHPAPDANAGAPEVTYYEWLPNLGLRHRLSEEWSASASYSRKVGRPDWGPQASSFLGAEAAFLAKGITLATLMGRIRPETVDAVDVGLRYQSGDVTIAPTFFGFWTHKKEVLVYDPAVGQSYYQSNAATVGRGFELETNWKANEWLTLTGSATIAAETYVADIVAGSSSMMQIGGKQTPYTPRYQAKLAASYHRDDFEITPVFRFNSTRYGLADNTQAVSPFAIVDVTASYEFGTKLGLAPMTVSAGVTNLFDHRYISSISVNETNLSSTSYYVGAPRTIFAGVTASF, translated from the coding sequence ATGGAAAGCTATGTATATGGCGTATCCATCCTAGCTCTTCTCTGCATCGCCTCCCCTGCCCTGGGCCTCGAAGAGCTGCCGACAATCGACGTCGGCGGCGAAAGCGCTCCACGGATCGCCGGGGCGAAAGCCTCCCACGATCCGTTTCGATCCGCGCATCCCGGCGATGCGCTGAGCGATCCGGCGACCGACAATGCGCCGACTCCCAAGAGCTCGGTGACGCGGGCAGGCATACAGATTCTCGGCGGCCCGGCGCAGGCGAGCTCCTATAAGGCGCTCGATATGCTGCCGAGCGTCATCGAGGATTCCGCCGACCCCTATGGTCTCTCCTTCAACCGCAGCATCACCGTGCGCGGCGTGTCGGATTTTTTTCTGGCGCGAACCATCAACGGCCTGCCGATCCAGGGCATCGTCGGCGGCGCCGATCTGTTCGATCTCGACGACATCGGCCGCGTCGATCTCTACCGCGGAAGCATTCCCGCCAATCAGGGACTCGGTTTCGCCAACGCTGCGGGCGTGCTCGATCTCAACCTTCTTCCGCCCAAGGAAAAATTGAGCGGGACGATCTCCCAGGGCGCAGGATCGAACGGCTTTCACCGCACCTTCGCCCGCATCGACTCCGGCCGTCTGCCGACCGGAACCTCCTTCTTCGTCTCCGGCTCGATTTCCGACGCCGAGAAATGGAAGGGCGACGGCGACGCGCGGCGCAAGAATGTCGCCTTCGGCCTCACGCAATCGCTCGGCGACCAGCTCGAGGTCGCTGTCTATGGCGTTCACAACGATCAGAAGGCGAACACCTATCTGCCTCTGACTTTCGTGCAGACGCAAAACCTCGGCGCAACGGCCTTCTTCGACTACAATACGAGCTTCACCGGAAAATCCGGCGTCGACGCGAGCTATTACGCATTCAATCGCACGCGCTATGTCACCAATGCGATCTTCGCGGAGATCGCCTATCATATCGATCCTACGCAATCGATCGTGCTGAAGCCCTATTACTGGCGCAACACGGGCTATCAGGAGACGACCTCCGGCGCGAGCGTCCGCCTGTGGCCGGTCAGCAATTACAATCTCGGCGGGACGATCGAATATCGCAAGCATCTGCCCTGGGACGCCGATTTCGCGCTCGGCTTCTGGGGCCAGTCGGCGGAGCCCGAGCCGCCGCCGCTGCATCAGAAGCTCTATACGGTCACGCCGCTCGGCACGCTGAATTTCGCCAGCTGGTCCACTCTCGCGACGAGCGACACACACAAATTCGTGAGCCCTTACACGCAATATACGCAGACCTTCGGAGCGACGACCGTCTCCGGCGGCTTGCGCCTGCACATAGAGAGCACGCCGCATCTGCAATATTTCAACCGAACCAGGCTGCCGGACGTCACCTACGACGATGTGTGGGGCTTCCATCCGGCGCCGGATGCGAACGCCGGCGCGCCGGAGGTGACCTATTACGAATGGCTGCCCAATCTCGGCCTGCGTCATCGCCTCTCCGAGGAATGGAGCGCCAGCGCGAGCTATTCGCGCAAAGTCGGTCGCCCGGATTGGGGACCGCAGGCGAGCTCCTTCCTCGGCGCGGAAGCCGCCTTTCTGGCCAAGGGAATCACGCTCGCGACGCTCATGGGGCGGATTCGTCCCGAGACCGTCGACGCCGTCGATGTCGGCCTGCGGTATCAGAGCGGCGATGTGACGATCGCGCCAACCTTCTTCGGCTTCTGGACGCATAAGAAGGAAGTGCTCGTCTATGATCCCGCCGTCGGGCAGAGCTATTATCAGAGCAACGCCGCGACCGTCGGCCGCGGTTTCGAGCTCGAGACGAATTGGAAAGCGAATGAATGGCTGACGCTCACCGGCAGCGCGACGATCGCCGCCGAGACCTATGTGGCGGATATCGTCGCCGGCTCGTCCTCCATGATGCAGATCGGCGGCAAGCAGACACCCTATACGCCGCGCTATCAGGCCAAGCTCGCGGCGAGCTATCACCGCGACGACTTCGAGATCACACCCGTTTTCCGCTTCAACAGCACACGCTATGGCCTCGCCGACAATACGCAGGCGGTGAGCCCCTTCGCCATCGTCGACGTCACCGCCTCTTACGAATTCGGCACGAAGCTCGGCCTCGCGCCGATGACCGTCTCGGCTGGCGTCACCAATCTCTTCGATCATCGCTATATCAGCTCGATCTCCGTCAATGAGACGAATCTCAGCAGCACCTCCTATTATGTCGGCGCGCCGCGAACGATCTTTGCCGGCGTCACGGCGTCATTCTGA
- a CDS encoding ABC transporter substrate-binding protein, which produces MASHITRIICFAAALLASAVAGECRTIVDMEGRSVTLPEKISRIVTVGPVPVLNGFLFAFGRQQAIANGLPRELTRKFQFVFAPDLATRPIVQSSASGLAVEDIVALRPDLVLTMDRAMTDKLASLGLPAVLLKWREPDDIKKLMGLLGDILDQRNIAAEYIRYFDATLARIASTLGAVAESKRPRVLYVNYRRLTQPHRIAEWWIPRGGGRSLTDDGRNEESVTFSLEQLIAWDPQVLIVADRGELDLVMAEPRLRDVAAVRSKRAHVAPAGAHLWANRTIEQPLTVLWAASILHPEKFAREMLESEMQSFYDRFFHISLSKEQLDEILAGSPGR; this is translated from the coding sequence ATGGCGTCGCATATCACGCGCATCATCTGCTTCGCTGCGGCGCTGCTGGCCTCGGCTGTCGCGGGCGAATGCCGGACGATCGTCGACATGGAGGGGCGGAGCGTGACGCTGCCCGAGAAAATCTCGCGCATCGTCACGGTCGGCCCCGTTCCGGTTCTCAACGGCTTTCTCTTCGCCTTCGGCCGGCAGCAGGCGATCGCCAATGGGCTGCCGCGCGAGCTGACGCGGAAATTCCAATTCGTCTTCGCGCCCGATCTCGCGACGCGCCCGATCGTGCAGAGCTCGGCGAGCGGTCTCGCGGTGGAGGACATTGTCGCGCTACGTCCCGATCTCGTGCTGACGATGGACCGCGCCATGACCGACAAGCTCGCCAGTCTCGGTCTGCCGGCCGTGCTGCTGAAATGGAGGGAGCCTGACGATATCAAAAAGCTGATGGGGCTGCTCGGCGACATTCTCGACCAGCGAAACATCGCCGCGGAATACATCCGCTATTTCGACGCCACGCTCGCGCGGATCGCGTCGACGCTCGGCGCCGTCGCGGAGTCGAAGCGCCCTCGCGTGCTCTATGTGAATTATAGACGCCTCACGCAGCCGCACCGAATCGCCGAATGGTGGATTCCGCGCGGCGGCGGCCGCAGCCTGACCGACGACGGCCGCAATGAGGAGAGCGTCACCTTCTCACTGGAGCAATTGATCGCCTGGGATCCGCAGGTGTTGATTGTCGCGGATCGCGGCGAGCTCGATCTGGTGATGGCCGAGCCGCGGCTGCGCGACGTCGCGGCCGTGCGAAGCAAACGCGCGCATGTCGCGCCGGCGGGCGCGCATCTTTGGGCGAATCGAACGATCGAGCAGCCGCTCACCGTTCTCTGGGCGGCCTCGATTCTCCATCCCGAGAAATTTGCGCGCGAGATGCTCGAGAGCGAGATGCAATCCTTCTACGATCGTTTCTTTCACATCTCTCTCTCGAAAGAGCAGCTCGATGAAATATTGGCGGGCTCCCCCGGCCGCTGA
- a CDS encoding FecCD family ABC transporter permease has product MKYWRAPPAADVEGRGLLLALVAALCALIVASLAIGRYPLSLATIVDTLLGRGDGSPNRATAETILLLVRLPRVATAVMVGAGLSLAGAAYQTVFRNPMASPSLLGVSAGAGFGASLALLFHLPTVAVEAAAFIGGLAAVAASFLAASSVKGNSLVTLILCGMVMSALFQAMISLVKYVADPVDTLATITFWLMGSLAKANVVDAATISAPVVLGGATLFALRWRISLLALGEHEAAALGADVARLRTIVILCATAMTAATVCVAGIVGWVGLLVPHIARMLFGMEPGRAMIATAILGALFVLGVDDVARSASVIEIPLGVMTAVIGAPFFLFLVIRTRNEQWS; this is encoded by the coding sequence ATGAAATATTGGCGGGCTCCCCCGGCCGCTGACGTCGAAGGACGCGGGCTGCTGCTCGCGCTCGTCGCAGCGCTCTGCGCGCTGATCGTGGCGTCGCTCGCGATCGGCCGCTATCCGTTGTCGCTGGCGACGATCGTCGACACGCTTCTCGGTCGCGGCGACGGCTCGCCGAACCGCGCGACGGCCGAGACCATTCTGCTGCTCGTTCGCCTTCCGCGCGTCGCGACGGCGGTGATGGTCGGCGCCGGACTTTCACTGGCCGGAGCCGCCTATCAGACGGTGTTTCGCAATCCCATGGCCTCGCCCTCTCTGCTCGGCGTCTCCGCGGGAGCCGGATTCGGCGCATCGCTCGCGCTGCTCTTCCATCTTCCCACCGTCGCCGTCGAGGCCGCCGCCTTCATCGGCGGGCTCGCCGCGGTCGCCGCCTCCTTCCTCGCCGCGAGCAGCGTCAAAGGCAATTCGCTCGTCACGCTCATTCTCTGCGGCATGGTGATGTCGGCCTTGTTTCAGGCGATGATCTCTCTCGTCAAATATGTCGCCGATCCGGTCGACACGCTCGCGACCATCACCTTCTGGCTGATGGGAAGCCTCGCCAAAGCCAATGTGGTCGACGCAGCCACGATCTCGGCCCCCGTCGTTCTCGGCGGGGCGACGCTGTTCGCGCTGAGATGGCGCATAAGCCTGCTCGCGCTCGGCGAGCATGAAGCGGCGGCGCTCGGGGCCGATGTCGCGCGGCTCAGGACCATCGTCATCCTTTGTGCGACGGCGATGACCGCGGCGACAGTCTGCGTCGCGGGGATCGTCGGATGGGTCGGGCTGCTCGTTCCGCACATTGCGCGAATGCTGTTCGGCATGGAGCCCGGCCGCGCGATGATCGCGACGGCGATCCTGGGCGCACTTTTCGTGCTCGGCGTCGACGATGTGGCGCGCTCGGCGTCGGTGATCGAAATTCCGCTCGGCGTCATGACGGCGGTGATCGGCGCGCCATTCTTCCTTTTCCTGGTGATACGGACGCGCAACGAGCAATGGTCCTGA
- a CDS encoding ABC transporter ATP-binding protein, translating into MVLTAAIEIADLSFRRAAGRELVLDSISLTAHAGELLVLLGPNGAGKSTLVHCLLGLTTPEQGHVRALGDELRGLGRREIAKRIAYVPQAGHSAFAFTVQQIVLMGRTTHIDGVGSPSAQDHEIARRAMIDMGVDHLRKKPFTQISGGEQQLALIARAVAQDTPIIVMDEPTSSLDLGNQGRVLKLMKNLAAAGKTVVMTTHLPDQAFNLRARVALLRSGRLVAVGAAAEVCDRDSVSRLYGAPMLTLVAEDAKGVVAFAPDLD; encoded by the coding sequence ATGGTCCTGACCGCAGCCATAGAGATCGCCGATCTCTCCTTCCGTCGCGCCGCCGGGCGCGAGCTCGTCCTCGATTCGATCTCGCTCACGGCCCATGCCGGCGAATTGCTCGTTCTGCTCGGCCCCAATGGCGCCGGCAAGAGCACGCTGGTTCATTGCCTGCTCGGACTTACGACGCCGGAACAAGGTCATGTCCGCGCGCTGGGCGACGAGCTGCGTGGGCTAGGCCGGCGCGAAATCGCCAAACGCATCGCCTATGTGCCGCAGGCGGGGCACAGCGCCTTCGCCTTCACCGTGCAGCAAATCGTGCTGATGGGCCGCACGACGCATATCGACGGCGTCGGTTCGCCTTCCGCGCAGGATCATGAGATCGCGCGACGCGCCATGATCGACATGGGCGTCGACCATCTGCGAAAGAAACCCTTCACGCAGATTTCCGGGGGCGAGCAGCAGCTCGCGTTGATCGCGCGCGCCGTCGCGCAGGATACGCCGATCATCGTCATGGACGAGCCGACCTCCAGCCTCGATCTCGGAAATCAAGGCCGCGTGCTGAAGTTGATGAAAAATCTCGCGGCGGCCGGTAAGACCGTCGTCATGACGACGCATCTGCCCGATCAAGCCTTCAATCTCCGAGCGCGCGTCGCGCTGCTTCGCTCCGGACGGCTGGTCGCGGTCGGCGCGGCCGCAGAGGTCTGCGACCGCGACTCGGTGAGCCGACTCTATGGCGCGCCGATGCTGACGCTCGTCGCCGAAGACGCGAAAGGCGTCGTCGCTTTCGCCCCGGACCTCGACTGA
- a CDS encoding LLM class flavin-dependent oxidoreductase: MLELAEKVEALGFDAIWINEEHFQGSIIEVEGRRCHSPIALAAAVLARTRRLRVGFSVLLLALHHPIRLAEEIATLDVLSNGRVDFGISRGGNGRYLDAYGIPADRVNDLFRDNLALILKAWGEEKIMIGESALSVEPKPLQRPHPPIFMGTYTDETAAWAAREGHAIIFHGITSMANQRRLMKAYVEAGGDPACAPFGRFVYVSETDESARKELWPTIEKLTARLRGFGLFNRKGVVAEADLEPENFYRDMVIVGSPQTCARAMLALHDELGIAYLNALSAFFGFLPLPLLEKSLELLAREARPLVEAGLQSRSGAKATTPFASSATSVSIGAP; encoded by the coding sequence TTGCTCGAGCTCGCCGAAAAGGTCGAGGCGCTCGGTTTCGACGCGATCTGGATCAACGAGGAGCATTTCCAGGGCAGCATCATCGAGGTGGAAGGGCGGCGCTGCCATTCTCCCATCGCTCTGGCCGCGGCCGTTCTCGCGCGCACGCGGCGACTGCGCGTCGGCTTCTCGGTCCTGCTGCTGGCTTTGCATCACCCGATACGCTTGGCCGAAGAGATCGCGACGCTCGACGTATTGTCGAATGGCCGCGTCGACTTCGGGATTTCGCGCGGCGGCAATGGGCGTTATCTCGACGCCTATGGCATTCCCGCGGACAGGGTGAACGACTTGTTCCGGGACAATCTGGCGCTGATCCTGAAGGCCTGGGGAGAGGAAAAGATCATGATCGGCGAGAGCGCGCTCTCCGTCGAGCCGAAGCCGCTCCAACGTCCGCATCCGCCGATTTTCATGGGAACCTACACAGATGAAACGGCGGCCTGGGCGGCGCGCGAGGGCCATGCGATCATCTTCCACGGCATCACCAGCATGGCCAATCAGCGACGCCTGATGAAGGCCTATGTCGAGGCGGGAGGCGATCCGGCCTGCGCGCCCTTCGGCCGCTTCGTCTATGTGAGCGAGACCGACGAAAGCGCGCGTAAGGAGCTGTGGCCGACGATCGAGAAGCTGACCGCGCGTCTGCGCGGCTTCGGCCTGTTCAACCGCAAAGGCGTCGTCGCGGAGGCGGATCTCGAGCCGGAGAATTTCTATCGCGACATGGTCATCGTCGGCTCGCCGCAGACTTGCGCGCGCGCGATGCTCGCCTTGCACGACGAGCTCGGAATTGCTTACCTCAATGCGTTGAGCGCATTTTTCGGCTTTCTGCCGCTCCCGCTGCTGGAGAAATCGCTCGAGCTGCTCGCCCGCGAGGCGCGGCCGCTCGTCGAGGCAGGACTTCAGTCGAGGTCCGGGGCGAAAGCGACGACGCCTTTCGCGTCTTCGGCGACGAGCGTCAGCATCGGCGCGCCATAG
- a CDS encoding MFS transporter, with the protein MNRSVADRPDAGAPAFPVLGAISFCHFLNDMMQSLLPAVYPLLKGGFDLDFGQIGLLTLTYQITASLLQPLVGLYTDRRPQPYSLVVGMCSTLFGMLALAFAPSYAALLAAAMLMGIGSSIFHPESSRIARIASGGAHGLAQSLFQVGGNFGASLGPLLAAFFILPRGQSSLAWFALVALGGVGVVTALGHWFRNNGHARPRSSVAPHGNIGLSAKQRRRALAVLVALMFSKFVYLASLGNYYVFYLMSRFDTPPQEAQVYLFVFLATSAGGTVIGGAVGDRLGRKRVIWGSILGVLPFTLALPYVGLPATVGLGAVIGFMLSSAFPAILVYAQELTPNRIGAVSGLFFGFAFGMSGVGAAALGELADWTSIEFVFRACSVLPLIGLLAVFLPAETQRTAHRHSDGMMEHSNSK; encoded by the coding sequence TTGAATCGTTCCGTCGCCGACCGGCCGGACGCCGGCGCTCCCGCATTTCCGGTGCTGGGCGCGATCAGCTTCTGCCACTTCTTGAATGACATGATGCAATCGCTCCTTCCGGCGGTCTATCCGCTGTTGAAAGGCGGATTCGATCTCGACTTCGGGCAGATCGGCTTGCTCACCCTCACCTATCAGATCACCGCCTCACTGCTGCAGCCGCTCGTCGGCCTTTATACCGACCGTCGGCCGCAACCTTATTCGCTGGTCGTGGGCATGTGCTCGACCTTGTTCGGAATGCTGGCGCTGGCCTTTGCGCCGAGCTATGCGGCTCTGCTCGCCGCGGCGATGCTGATGGGAATCGGCTCCTCCATCTTTCATCCCGAATCGTCGCGCATCGCCCGTATCGCGTCGGGCGGCGCGCATGGACTCGCGCAATCGCTCTTTCAGGTCGGCGGCAATTTCGGCGCGTCGCTCGGGCCGCTGCTGGCCGCCTTCTTCATCTTGCCGCGCGGGCAGAGCAGCCTCGCCTGGTTCGCGCTCGTGGCGCTCGGCGGCGTCGGCGTGGTGACGGCGCTCGGACATTGGTTCCGGAACAATGGCCACGCCCGGCCGCGGTCGAGCGTCGCGCCGCACGGGAACATTGGCCTTTCCGCCAAGCAGCGTCGCCGCGCGCTCGCCGTTCTTGTCGCGCTGATGTTCTCGAAATTCGTCTATCTGGCCAGCCTCGGCAATTACTATGTCTTCTATCTGATGAGCCGGTTCGACACGCCGCCGCAGGAGGCGCAGGTCTATTTGTTCGTCTTCCTCGCCACCTCGGCCGGGGGCACGGTCATCGGCGGAGCCGTCGGCGATCGGCTCGGCCGCAAGCGCGTGATCTGGGGCTCGATTCTCGGCGTTCTGCCTTTCACTCTGGCGTTGCCCTATGTCGGCCTACCCGCGACAGTCGGTCTCGGCGCCGTGATCGGCTTCATGCTGTCCTCGGCCTTTCCGGCGATCCTCGTCTATGCGCAGGAGCTGACGCCCAACCGTATCGGCGCAGTCTCCGGCCTGTTCTTCGGCTTCGCATTCGGCATGAGCGGCGTCGGCGCGGCGGCGCTCGGCGAACTAGCAGATTGGACGAGCATAGAATTCGTGTTTCGGGCCTGCTCGGTCCTGCCGCTGATCGGATTGCTCGCCGTCTTCCTTCCCGCTGAGACGCAAAGGACGGCGCATCGCCATAGCGATGGCATGATGGAACATTCGAACAGCAAATAG